The genomic segment CCCGGGCAACAGTGGCGGCCCTGTACTGGATAGCAAAGGAAACGTAATCGGAATTATATCGGGTAAACAAAGAGGAATCGATGGTGCTGCATTTGCCATTAAAACCAAATCCATAATGAATGCGATTGCAGCTATCCCAACGGACTCATTGTCGGCTGAAGTAAAAATTAATAAGAAAAACACGTTGGCAGGTCTGCCAAGAACCGAACAGATCAAAAAACTACAGGACTATATTTATATGGTCAAAGTATATTAAACTGTAATTTTAATGCCCAAAAAAAGGTAGTGCTCAAGCACTGCCTTTTTTTATTTAAAATACCTTCTTTTTATCGGTCCGAAAGAAACATTCTATTTTCAGCGCTATCAAGGTTTGCGGTAACATCAGCTAATGGCCAGCGTACGGAAATAACCTTAAGATACGTCGACGGAGAGAGAGAGAGGACGATAAGCCGTTAAAATAAAAACGTCAATCTTATGGAAGATTGACGTTTGCATAACAGGCACATCACTTTTGTCGAACACTTACAGGTTCGGTTGTGGCGTTGTCCTCAAATACGGTTTGATTTCCTTGTAACCTTTCGGGAACTTAGCTGGAATATCTTCTGTTTTGATAGCTGGTACGACAATCACATCTTCGCCATGTTTCCAGTCCGCAGGTGTAGCCACCTGATAGTCTGCCGTCAATTGCAAAGAGTCGATGACGCGCAAAATCTCGTCAAAATTCCTTCCTGTAGACGCGGGGTAGGTTAATGTCAACTTTATTTTCTTGTCCGGCCCGATAATAAACACTGAACGTACCGTTGCTGTTGCAGATGCATTGGGATGAATCATATCGTACAATTCCGCAATGTGACGGTCCTCATCGGCAATGACAGGAAAGTTTACTTCTGTCTGCTGCGTTTCGTTAATATCGTTGATCCAGTCCAGATGATCACTTACGCTGTCAACACTTAGGGCAATAGCTTTAACACCACGTTTGTCGAACTCAGATTTTAGTTTTGCCGTACGGCCCAGCTCTGTTGTACATACCGGAGTGTAATCAGACGGATGTGAGAAAAATACCACCCAGCTATCTTTAATATAATCGTGAAAATCAATTTCACCGATGGTTGTCTGCGCCTTAAAGTTTGGCGCTTCGTCTCCTAATCTTAAACTCATAATCTTTTTGTTTAAATCTGTTCAAAACTACATACTCTACAAATATAGTAGATTAAAATTAGCAAACAAATAATTGGCCAAATTCTTAGATTAAAATGAAAAATCTATTTATATAATAATATGCTTGCATAATATATATTCGTATATTTGGGTAAGTCAGGTAAATAGACAGATTTACAGCGTTGACTCGCTGAAAGCGTATTGCCTACAGGGGTAGACATATCCGAAAAATAATTGATAAACCTCAAATTAGTAGACCATGAACTTTGAACTAAGCGAAGAACACAAGATGATCCGTGATGCAGCGCGGGAGTTTGCCCAAGAACTAAAGGCGGGTGTGATACAGCGCGACGAAGACGCTCAATTTCCCTCCGAATTTGTCCGCAAAATGGCTGAACTGGGCTTCATGGGCATTATGACGCCCGAAATATACGGAGGCTCTGGAATGGATACGTTAGCCTATGTACTAGTGCTCGAGGAGATCGCCAAAATCGATGCTTCCACCGCAGTCATTGTCTCAGCACATAACTCACTGGTGTTATATGGTCTCCATGCTTTCGGAACCGAAGAACAGAAACAAAAGTATCTTGTCCCCCTGGCTAAAGGCGAAATGCTAGGCGCTTTCGCCTTGTCCGAACCTGAAGCGGGATCGGACGCTACGTCACAGCATACCATCGCGGAGGACAAAGGCGACCATTACCTGTTGAATGGAACCAAAAATTGGATCACCAATGGCGGTCACGCCGATATCTACATCGTCATTGCGCAGACTCACCCCGAAAAAGGCCACAAGGGAATCAATGCGCTGATTGTGGAAAAAGGATTACCGGGCTTCACTATCGGTCCTAAAGAGAATAAACTGGGCATACGCAGTTCGGACACACACTCACTGCTATTTTCTGATGTGAGGGTACCAAAAGAAAACCGCATTGGTGAGGATGGCTTCGGATTTAAGTTCGCCATGAAAACCTTGGATGGCGGACGCATCGGCATAGCAGCTCAGGCCCTGGGCATTGCCGCCGGCGCCTACGACCTCGCACTCGCATATTCCAAAGAAAGGAAAACTTTCGGAAAACCAATTGCCGAACATCAGGCGATACAGTTCAAACTCGCTGACATGGATGTTGATATTGAAACTGCCAGACTATTGACCTACAAAGCGGCCTGGACTAAGGATCAGGGGCTACCTTATGGTAAAGAAGCTGCTATGGCCAAACTACATGCTTCGGAGGTAGCTATGAAGCATACTGTAGAGGCTATACAGATCCATGGTGGTTATGGTTATGTGAAAGAATACCATGTCGAACGTCTGATGCGCGATGCCAAAATCACACAAATCTACGAGGGAACTTCTGAGATACAACGGTTGGTCATCGCCCGTGAAATTCTACGTTAAAACTTCTTATTGCTAGTAACCGGGAGTGCTGTTGTGTTTAAATGCCGCCGGGACATTTAGGAGTTGTTCAATTTACTGTCAATCAAAGCCAGATATTGGTAGTCTTGAAAATCAAAACTAGCTGTTTCGGTCATTGCCAGATTGAGAAGCAGTTTTGCTTTGCCCAATAGGTTCTTTTGTTCATCAGGCTTCGCCTGCATACCATCGAACAGCAGGGTCAATGCCAGCGGACGCAGCTGCTGCGGCTGAAGCTCTGCCTTGACATAAGCTATCAGATCACTTTCAGCAAGCTGCAAGAAATGTATCCTGTCTTTTTCGAAGAACTTCTGATAAGCAGTGTCAAATACAGCAGGATCGTCAGCCTCCGTCAGTGCATGGTGGCCTTCTGTCCATATGCGCAGAAATTTACCGATCTCTTCGATCCAGTTCAACAATACATCTTTCTTATAACTTAATCCCATGATTTATTTTATCGGATTTGCCCATTACCACGGACCACCCATTTTTCTGTTACTAATTTTTCCAGGGCAAATGGCCCTCTGGCGTGAAGTTTCTGCGTCGAGATGCCTATTTCGGCTCCCAACCCAAACTCTCCCCCATCGGTAAAACGCGTTGATGCATTGACATAAACCGCAGCCGCATCGACGACGTTCAGAAAACGCTCAATATGAACTTCATCGGAAGAAACGATACATTCCGAATGTTTGGACGAATATCTTTCAATATGCGACAGCGCCTCGTCCAATCCGTCCACTGTTTTTACCGAACACTTCAAATCTAAAAATTCTCTTCCAAAATCTGCCTCCTCTGCTGCTGCTAAATTTGCAAAATGTTGATGCTGCATGAGTTCGAAGGCAACAGGATCGGCAAAAACTTCGACGCCAGCTTCTTCGAAATATGGAATTAACTTAGTCAAGAAGGTTCCCGCTACCGACCGGTCCACCAATACTGTATCCAGCGAATTGCAGACCGAAGGCCTCGAGATTTTAGCGTTGGCTACAATCTTTGCGGCCATATCAAGATCAGCCGTCTCATCAACATAGGTATGACATACCCCAGCCCCTGTTTCAATAACAGGAACCTTGGCATTGGCCCGCACAAAATCGATTA from the Sphingobacterium thalpophilum genome contains:
- a CDS encoding peroxiredoxin; the protein is MSLRLGDEAPNFKAQTTIGEIDFHDYIKDSWVVFFSHPSDYTPVCTTELGRTAKLKSEFDKRGVKAIALSVDSVSDHLDWINDINETQQTEVNFPVIADEDRHIAELYDMIHPNASATATVRSVFIIGPDKKIKLTLTYPASTGRNFDEILRVIDSLQLTADYQVATPADWKHGEDVIVVPAIKTEDIPAKFPKGYKEIKPYLRTTPQPNL
- a CDS encoding acyl-CoA dehydrogenase, coding for MNFELSEEHKMIRDAAREFAQELKAGVIQRDEDAQFPSEFVRKMAELGFMGIMTPEIYGGSGMDTLAYVLVLEEIAKIDASTAVIVSAHNSLVLYGLHAFGTEEQKQKYLVPLAKGEMLGAFALSEPEAGSDATSQHTIAEDKGDHYLLNGTKNWITNGGHADIYIVIAQTHPEKGHKGINALIVEKGLPGFTIGPKENKLGIRSSDTHSLLFSDVRVPKENRIGEDGFGFKFAMKTLDGGRIGIAAQALGIAAGAYDLALAYSKERKTFGKPIAEHQAIQFKLADMDVDIETARLLTYKAAWTKDQGLPYGKEAAMAKLHASEVAMKHTVEAIQIHGGYGYVKEYHVERLMRDAKITQIYEGTSEIQRLVIAREILR
- a CDS encoding glutamate-5-semialdehyde dehydrogenase, encoding MSESIVEQLQAATRAKQFLQQLASEAKIGILNAIAAALIDQEKAILEANKLDLDRMDDEDPKKDRLLLNSDRLLGLSESVRQIATLADPTDQLLLKKVLPNGLEIEKITVPLGVVGVIYESRPNVTIDVAALCIQSGNVCLLRGGSDALYTNEALLKVIYAVLEARSIPKEIVQLLPVDRKHVSELLEATRYVDIIIPRGSQSLIDFVRANAKVPVIETGAGVCHTYVDETADLDMAAKIVANAKISRPSVCNSLDTVLVDRSVAGTFLTKLIPYFEEAGVEVFADPVAFELMQHQHFANLAAAEEADFGREFLDLKCSVKTVDGLDEALSHIERYSSKHSECIVSSDEVHIERFLNVVDAAAVYVNASTRFTDGGEFGLGAEIGISTQKLHARGPFALEKLVTEKWVVRGNGQIR